Proteins encoded together in one Chitinophaga varians window:
- a CDS encoding alpha-2-macroglobulin family protein has protein sequence MHPTKRLFAVVALFVSLVALSLISGCRTTKKEMNPGFAKYIDAYTAGIISKQSPIRVQLAGQVNVTHTQNEQLDKEVFDFSPSIKGKSYWVDATTIEFRPDENLQPGKTYQVNFKLGKIMDVPSDLKSFDFEFKVIKPSFSIDMLGLKASTNTTLDKMTYTGAVYTADVESPQSIEKLLTARYGGKTLPVTWQHNAADRTSKFTIANIERANIARNLEISWDGSALKVDNSGKKTVEVPAVGDFKVLDVKAMSDPEQHLLVQFSDPVSVAQSLEGLIGISGQGDLRYTIDGSEVKVYVPVRLEGSYNVVINEGVINITDKRLGQSYSANVNFENTLPAVTIPGKGVILPESNKLVMPFEAVNLNAVDVTIIKIYENNVPQYLQQNNLNGDVELRRVGKPVVEKTIRLDTDKSVNLHKKNRFFLDLDKLLRTEPGAIYRITIGFRKAYSLTACTEVKKSDSTSTSGGEGEEEGEMDESEYYGGGEKLDDDDDFWNRYDSYYPYGYNWTRRNDACSNSYYNKDKWASRNVICSNLGLIAKRGNNNSMLVAVTDIRDTKPLTGVELELLDYQNQVIFKTKSDGEGLATFDLKRKPYLLIAKKDNERGYLKLDDGSSLPLSRFDVQGEEVQSGIKGFLYGERGVWRPGDSIYLTFMLEDKDDKLPADHPVTLELYNPKGQLYKRINQHENLNGFYSFATATQPEDPTGSWVAKVKVGGATFQKNVRIETVKPNRLKIKMDFGANTALSKSGTTGTLSAMWMFGATAQHLKAKVDVSLVQASTSFKNYSGFTFDDPVTHFETENKTIFEGPLSETGTAPVKADIQLGKLAPGQLKANFEVKVFEPGGDFSIDHFSMPYNPFTSYVGLRLPEGDRTTGMLLTDQTHNVEIVDVDDKGNLIAGSREVQVEVYKVRWRWWWDGGEDEYSNFTQDSYNQLLTKETVTVTNGKGQWPLRINQPDWGRYLVRVKDLQSGHTSGKSVYIDWPGWAQRMQKENPAEAAMLVFTSDKQHYKAGEDINLTIPSSAGGRGLISIESGSKVLKTFWINTQQGQTTFRFKAEKNMTPNIYVNVTLLQPHAQTVNDLPIRMYGTIPITVEDPGTILKPVISMADKLKPESEANITVSESNGKPMTYTIAIVDEGLLDLTRFKTPDPHSAFYAREALGVKTWDLFDYVVGAYGSDLERILSIGGDEGLNKNAGAAKANRFKPVVKYMGPFYLKGGQKQTHKFKLPPYIGSVKAMVVAGQDGAYGFAEKAVAVKKPLMLLTTAPRVLGPSETIQVPVTVFGLEPTVRSANVTISTSPLLEVVGESTKTVTFPQPGEQMVYFDVKVKPQTGVAKIKVTASSGAERAEEAIEMNVRNPNPVITNVADYTLEAGKSWSTPFSPVGMAGTNTGVLEVSTIPSLNLGKRLQFLIDYPHGCIEQTTSGVFPQLVLNQLMDLKESQLAEIDRNIKAGVNRLKGFQTSDGGLSYWPGQAQSDEWGTNYAGHFLLEAQAKGYTLPPGLLDQWKKYQRNKATTWAPNTQNFYGGDLTQAYRLYLLALAKVPEVGAMNRLKEFQFLSTAAKWRLAAAYKLAGQPEVANSLVQKLSIEVKPYNQLGGTFGSDLRDKAMILETLTILGQRNRANELVKHIAFNLSQNDQWYSTQTTAYALISIAKFCGSNKGGSKINLSYTLNGAKGTINGQSYVAQVPVTFNGSQGNISLQNNGQNVLYVRLILRGQPEAGQEPVASNNPEILDLQVRYSTRDGKPLDPATLKQGSDFMATVTIKNPGKRGYYEQMALSQIFPSGWEILNTRLMDNDSSFHSSPATYMDIRDDRVYTYFNLEETKTHTYNVLLNASYLGRYYLPAVSCEAMYDNTIHAFSPGKWVEVVK, from the coding sequence ATGCACCCAACAAAACGGCTATTTGCTGTAGTAGCATTATTTGTTTCCCTGGTGGCATTGTCGCTGATAAGCGGCTGCCGGACCACAAAAAAAGAGATGAACCCCGGATTCGCGAAGTATATTGACGCCTATACCGCCGGTATTATCTCCAAACAAAGCCCTATCCGTGTTCAACTGGCAGGGCAGGTAAACGTAACGCATACCCAGAATGAACAACTCGATAAAGAGGTGTTCGATTTTTCCCCTTCCATCAAAGGAAAGTCTTATTGGGTAGACGCCACCACCATCGAATTCCGGCCCGATGAGAATCTGCAGCCAGGTAAAACCTACCAGGTCAATTTCAAACTAGGCAAAATCATGGACGTGCCTTCTGACCTGAAATCCTTCGATTTCGAGTTCAAAGTCATCAAACCATCTTTCTCGATTGACATGTTAGGTTTGAAAGCCAGTACCAATACCACACTGGACAAGATGACCTATACCGGCGCCGTATATACCGCCGATGTGGAAAGCCCACAGTCTATCGAAAAACTGCTCACTGCACGCTATGGCGGCAAAACGCTGCCCGTTACCTGGCAGCATAACGCTGCCGACCGTACGTCGAAATTCACGATCGCGAACATAGAACGCGCCAACATAGCCCGCAACCTTGAAATCAGCTGGGACGGCTCCGCCCTTAAAGTGGACAACAGTGGCAAAAAAACAGTGGAAGTTCCCGCCGTAGGCGATTTCAAAGTGCTCGACGTAAAAGCGATGTCTGACCCCGAACAGCACCTGCTGGTACAGTTCTCCGACCCTGTCAGCGTAGCCCAAAGCCTGGAAGGCCTTATCGGCATCAGCGGCCAGGGCGATCTCCGCTATACCATCGATGGCAGCGAAGTAAAGGTATATGTGCCCGTTCGCCTGGAAGGCAGCTATAATGTAGTGATCAACGAAGGCGTGATCAATATCACCGACAAACGCCTCGGCCAGTCCTACAGCGCCAATGTGAATTTCGAAAACACCCTGCCCGCCGTAACGATTCCAGGCAAAGGTGTGATCCTCCCCGAAAGCAATAAACTGGTGATGCCGTTTGAAGCGGTCAACCTCAACGCGGTAGACGTCACCATCATCAAAATATACGAAAACAACGTTCCGCAATACCTGCAACAGAACAACCTTAACGGCGACGTGGAACTGCGCCGTGTAGGCAAGCCCGTGGTTGAAAAAACCATTCGCCTCGATACCGACAAATCCGTTAACCTCCACAAGAAAAACCGCTTCTTCCTGGACCTTGATAAATTGCTCCGCACCGAACCAGGCGCCATTTACCGTATCACCATTGGTTTCCGTAAAGCCTATTCGCTTACGGCCTGCACGGAAGTGAAAAAATCCGACAGCACCAGCACCAGCGGCGGAGAGGGTGAAGAAGAAGGTGAAATGGATGAAAGTGAATATTATGGCGGCGGCGAAAAGCTGGATGACGACGATGACTTCTGGAACCGTTACGATAGCTACTATCCTTACGGCTACAACTGGACCCGCCGCAACGACGCCTGCTCCAACTCCTACTATAACAAAGACAAATGGGCATCCCGTAATGTGATCTGCTCCAACCTGGGCCTGATCGCCAAAAGAGGCAATAACAACAGCATGCTGGTAGCTGTAACGGACATACGCGATACCAAACCGCTCACCGGCGTAGAGCTGGAACTGCTCGACTATCAAAACCAGGTGATCTTCAAAACCAAAAGTGATGGTGAAGGGTTAGCTACATTCGATCTGAAACGCAAGCCTTACCTGCTGATCGCGAAGAAAGACAACGAAAGAGGCTACCTGAAACTGGATGACGGAAGTTCCCTGCCCCTGAGCCGTTTCGACGTACAGGGCGAAGAAGTACAGAGCGGCATCAAAGGCTTTCTCTATGGAGAAAGAGGCGTATGGCGCCCCGGCGATTCCATCTACCTGACTTTTATGCTGGAAGACAAAGATGACAAGCTTCCCGCAGACCACCCGGTAACACTGGAACTGTACAACCCCAAAGGCCAGCTGTACAAACGCATCAACCAGCACGAAAACCTGAACGGCTTCTATAGCTTCGCAACCGCCACCCAACCCGAAGATCCAACCGGCAGCTGGGTAGCAAAAGTGAAAGTAGGCGGCGCCACCTTCCAGAAAAATGTGCGCATAGAAACCGTGAAGCCCAACAGGCTGAAAATAAAAATGGACTTCGGCGCCAACACCGCCCTGTCTAAATCCGGTACCACCGGCACCCTGTCGGCCATGTGGATGTTCGGCGCCACCGCCCAGCACCTGAAGGCCAAAGTGGACGTATCCCTGGTACAGGCATCCACCAGCTTCAAAAACTACTCCGGCTTTACATTTGATGACCCGGTAACACATTTTGAGACTGAAAACAAAACCATCTTCGAAGGCCCGCTGAGCGAAACCGGCACGGCGCCCGTGAAAGCTGATATCCAACTCGGCAAACTGGCACCGGGACAGTTAAAAGCCAACTTCGAAGTAAAAGTATTTGAGCCAGGTGGCGATTTCAGCATCGACCACTTCTCCATGCCATACAATCCGTTCACCTCCTACGTGGGCCTGCGGCTGCCAGAGGGCGACCGCACCACCGGCATGCTGCTCACCGACCAGACACATAACGTGGAAATTGTAGATGTAGACGATAAAGGCAACCTCATCGCCGGCTCCCGCGAAGTACAGGTAGAAGTATACAAAGTACGCTGGAGATGGTGGTGGGACGGCGGAGAAGACGAATACTCCAACTTCACACAGGACAGTTACAATCAGCTGCTGACCAAAGAAACCGTTACCGTTACCAATGGTAAAGGCCAATGGCCGCTGCGTATCAACCAGCCTGACTGGGGCCGTTACCTCGTACGGGTTAAAGACCTGCAGAGCGGCCATACCTCCGGTAAGTCCGTATATATCGACTGGCCGGGATGGGCACAGCGCATGCAGAAGGAAAACCCTGCAGAAGCGGCCATGCTCGTGTTCACCTCCGACAAGCAGCACTACAAGGCAGGAGAGGACATCAACCTTACCATACCCAGCAGTGCCGGCGGCAGAGGCCTGATCAGTATCGAGTCCGGCAGCAAGGTGCTCAAAACCTTCTGGATCAACACCCAGCAGGGACAAACCACTTTCCGCTTCAAGGCGGAAAAGAACATGACGCCCAATATATACGTCAACGTTACCCTGCTGCAACCCCATGCACAAACTGTCAACGACCTGCCGATCCGCATGTATGGCACTATCCCCATCACCGTGGAAGACCCGGGCACCATCCTGAAACCGGTGATCAGCATGGCCGATAAACTGAAGCCTGAATCAGAAGCCAATATTACCGTCAGCGAAAGCAACGGTAAACCCATGACATATACCATCGCCATCGTTGATGAGGGCCTGCTGGACCTGACACGTTTCAAAACACCGGACCCGCACAGCGCCTTCTATGCCCGTGAAGCACTCGGCGTAAAAACATGGGACCTGTTCGACTACGTAGTCGGCGCCTATGGCTCCGACCTGGAACGTATCCTCAGCATCGGTGGTGACGAAGGCCTGAATAAAAACGCCGGCGCCGCTAAAGCCAACCGCTTTAAACCGGTCGTGAAATACATGGGGCCTTTCTATCTTAAAGGAGGCCAGAAACAAACACACAAATTCAAGCTGCCGCCGTACATAGGCTCCGTCAAAGCGATGGTGGTAGCCGGACAGGACGGCGCCTACGGCTTTGCCGAAAAAGCCGTGGCCGTGAAGAAGCCGCTGATGCTGCTGACCACCGCACCGCGTGTATTAGGTCCGTCAGAAACCATACAGGTGCCGGTTACCGTCTTCGGTCTTGAGCCTACGGTACGTTCTGCCAATGTGACCATCAGCACCAGCCCGCTGCTGGAAGTGGTAGGGGAAAGCACCAAGACCGTGACCTTCCCGCAACCAGGCGAACAGATGGTGTACTTCGATGTGAAAGTGAAACCGCAGACCGGTGTCGCTAAAATCAAGGTAACCGCCAGCAGTGGCGCAGAGAGGGCGGAAGAAGCCATTGAAATGAACGTGCGCAACCCCAACCCGGTGATCACTAACGTGGCAGACTATACGCTGGAAGCCGGCAAAAGCTGGAGCACACCGTTTAGTCCTGTAGGCATGGCCGGCACCAACACCGGCGTGCTGGAAGTATCCACTATCCCGTCGCTTAACCTCGGCAAACGCCTGCAATTCCTGATAGATTACCCGCATGGCTGTATCGAACAAACCACTTCCGGCGTGTTCCCGCAACTGGTGCTGAACCAGCTGATGGACCTGAAAGAAAGCCAGCTGGCAGAAATAGACCGCAACATAAAAGCCGGTGTCAACAGGCTCAAAGGCTTCCAGACTTCCGACGGCGGCCTCTCTTACTGGCCGGGCCAGGCACAGTCCGATGAATGGGGCACCAACTATGCCGGTCACTTCCTGCTCGAAGCACAGGCCAAAGGCTATACGCTGCCGCCAGGCCTGCTGGACCAATGGAAAAAATACCAGCGTAACAAAGCCACCACCTGGGCGCCCAACACCCAGAACTTCTATGGCGGCGATCTTACACAGGCGTACCGCCTATACCTGCTGGCACTTGCCAAAGTACCGGAAGTAGGCGCCATGAACAGGCTGAAGGAATTCCAGTTCCTGTCCACAGCCGCCAAATGGAGACTTGCAGCAGCCTACAAACTGGCCGGTCAACCAGAAGTGGCCAACTCACTGGTACAAAAACTGAGCATTGAAGTAAAACCATACAACCAGCTGGGCGGCACCTTCGGCTCTGATCTGCGCGACAAAGCGATGATCCTGGAAACACTCACCATCCTGGGCCAGCGCAACCGCGCCAATGAACTGGTGAAACATATCGCTTTCAACCTGTCTCAAAACGACCAGTGGTACAGCACACAAACCACGGCATATGCACTGATCTCGATCGCTAAATTCTGCGGCAGTAACAAAGGCGGCAGCAAGATCAATCTCAGTTATACGCTCAATGGCGCCAAAGGGACTATAAACGGTCAATCATATGTAGCGCAGGTGCCTGTCACCTTCAACGGCTCACAAGGCAATATCAGCCTGCAGAACAACGGGCAAAACGTACTCTATGTACGCCTCATTCTGCGCGGCCAGCCGGAAGCCGGTCAGGAACCGGTGGCCAGCAACAACCCTGAAATACTGGACCTTCAGGTGCGCTACAGTACCCGTGACGGCAAACCGCTGGACCCTGCGACACTGAAACAAGGCAGCGATTTCATGGCCACCGTGACCATCAAAAATCCGGGCAAACGCGGCTACTACGAACAGATGGCCCTGTCACAAATATTCCCGTCAGGATGGGAAATCCTTAACACCCGCCTCATGGACAACGACAGCTCCTTCCACTCGTCGCCAGCTACGTATATGGATATACGTGATGACAGGGTATATACTTACTTCAACCTGGAAGAAACCAAAACACACACGTACAATGTGTTGCTCAATGCTTCTTACCTGGGCCGGTATTATCTCCCGGCGGTTTCCTGCGAGGCGATGTATGACAATACCATCCACGCTTTTTCACCAGGCAAATGGGTAGAAGTAGTGAAATAG
- a CDS encoding MFS transporter, translated as MKKIAYIGCLGMIGVITTEFGVIGILPQIARYYGVRIETAGLLLSGFAMVIALAGPFMMLLMSRFNRKTVMAVSLLLFLVSGIVSVLSPPFWLLLAARMLPAFLQPVYIATAIAAATGTANKKDQHKMMAIVLGGIGIATITTVPFSTYIADIFNSWQASFVVQGIISLTALCCIWFVLPAMPAKEKQSVGQHLIILRQPAFLISSVMVFLMNAAMFTTYAYFADYLEKVTGMGPGLISGMLLLFGVMGVAGNFVAGRLLSNSLMGTTATFLAGLTVIAAGIYYAGPFSAMTLLLIAAWGFLHTPCFLTGQAYMISYAPEAPEFANSLSISFGNLGIAAGSLSGGWIIREYGVQYTPWGMGLFGVGALGLVLFQWYKGEQPAEQMMFEK; from the coding sequence ATGAAAAAGATTGCATATATAGGATGCCTGGGAATGATAGGCGTTATCACCACAGAATTCGGCGTAATTGGCATCCTGCCACAAATTGCGCGGTACTACGGCGTACGTATTGAGACAGCCGGATTGTTGTTGAGCGGGTTTGCTATGGTCATTGCTCTGGCGGGGCCTTTCATGATGCTGCTCATGTCCCGGTTCAACCGCAAAACAGTGATGGCGGTCAGCCTGTTGCTGTTTCTGGTCTCCGGGATTGTTTCGGTATTGTCTCCCCCATTCTGGCTGCTGCTGGCTGCCAGAATGCTGCCGGCCTTTCTGCAGCCGGTTTATATCGCTACGGCGATAGCGGCGGCAACAGGTACAGCGAATAAAAAAGACCAGCATAAAATGATGGCCATCGTATTAGGTGGAATAGGCATTGCTACTATTACTACGGTGCCGTTCTCCACGTATATCGCAGATATATTCAACAGCTGGCAGGCATCGTTTGTGGTGCAAGGTATAATCAGCCTGACGGCATTATGTTGTATATGGTTTGTGTTGCCAGCTATGCCGGCGAAAGAAAAACAATCTGTCGGCCAACATCTTATTATTCTTCGGCAGCCTGCTTTTCTTATCAGTTCGGTCATGGTGTTTTTGATGAACGCGGCCATGTTTACCACGTACGCTTATTTCGCGGATTACCTGGAAAAGGTGACCGGCATGGGCCCCGGTCTTATCAGTGGTATGTTGTTGCTGTTTGGCGTGATGGGCGTGGCGGGCAACTTTGTGGCGGGAAGGTTATTGAGCAATAGCCTTATGGGGACAACAGCCACCTTCCTCGCGGGCCTGACGGTCATAGCTGCAGGTATATATTATGCCGGACCGTTTTCAGCAATGACGCTGCTACTGATAGCGGCATGGGGATTTCTGCACACGCCTTGCTTTCTGACCGGGCAGGCGTATATGATTAGCTATGCTCCTGAAGCTCCGGAGTTTGCCAACAGCCTGTCTATCTCCTTTGGCAACCTGGGGATTGCTGCTGGCAGCTTGTCGGGCGGATGGATTATCCGCGAATATGGAGTGCAGTATACCCCCTGGGGAATGGGGTTGTTTGGTGTGGGGGCTTTGGGCCTGGTGTTGTTTCAGTGGTATAAGGGAGAACAGCCTGCGGAGCAAATGATGTTTGAAAAATGA
- a CDS encoding alpha/beta hydrolase, whose amino-acid sequence MNDQLMLSPEVLAALEFIQAIPVPDEEDAVLAGRKFYEGFIPMAGEPEALFHIEDRDVPSATGDIRIRIYRPSDGPSLPAVLYFHGGWFNAGSLETHDRPVRALAKESNAVFIAVDYRLAPEFPFPHGLNDCRHVLKWVNEHAGELKIDGARIAVAGDSAGGALAAAAASHALKTAGVRIRCQALIYPVTDASLSSPSWEEFADGPNLTLEGARLAWDLYTPSPADRNHPDASPVMAEEFTRVPPTLIITAQYDPLRDEAVLYAQKLQAAGVDIKLTEYTGMIHGFFQMGGMISSGKQAIAEVAGFLRLHL is encoded by the coding sequence ATGAACGATCAACTAATGTTATCGCCCGAAGTGCTGGCAGCCCTGGAATTCATACAGGCTATCCCTGTTCCTGACGAGGAAGACGCCGTACTGGCCGGCAGGAAGTTTTACGAAGGGTTTATTCCCATGGCGGGTGAACCGGAAGCATTGTTTCACATAGAAGACCGGGACGTGCCGTCAGCAACGGGTGATATACGTATCCGCATTTACCGGCCGTCTGACGGGCCGTCATTGCCGGCGGTGCTATATTTCCACGGGGGATGGTTTAACGCTGGCAGCCTTGAAACCCACGACCGTCCGGTACGGGCGCTGGCGAAAGAATCCAACGCAGTGTTTATAGCGGTGGATTACCGGCTGGCACCGGAGTTTCCCTTCCCGCATGGATTAAACGATTGCCGCCATGTATTGAAATGGGTAAACGAACATGCGGGCGAACTGAAGATTGACGGGGCCCGTATTGCTGTGGCGGGAGACAGCGCCGGTGGCGCGCTCGCAGCAGCAGCGGCCAGCCATGCGTTGAAAACAGCAGGCGTCCGCATCCGTTGTCAGGCATTGATTTACCCTGTTACAGATGCGTCGTTGAGCTCACCATCATGGGAGGAGTTTGCAGACGGGCCTAATCTCACCCTGGAGGGCGCCCGGTTGGCATGGGACCTGTATACGCCTTCTCCTGCAGACAGAAACCATCCTGATGCGTCTCCGGTAATGGCCGAAGAATTCACGAGGGTGCCGCCTACACTGATTATTACTGCACAATATGATCCTTTAAGGGATGAAGCAGTATTATATGCGCAGAAGCTGCAGGCAGCCGGCGTGGACATAAAGTTGACCGAATACACAGGTATGATACACGGCTTTTTCCAGATGGGTGGTATGATCAGCAGTGGAAAACAGGCCATTGCGGAAGTAGCCGGTTTCCTACGTCTTCATTTGTAA
- a CDS encoding LysR family transcriptional regulator → MVNLEWYRTFKAVYQTGSLTAASKVLFISQPNVSQHLSALEAHVGKQLFERKPRLVPTDHGKLFYTQLVEPLEKLEQLETNFSAMCHEQQFPTIRLGTVKEIFHSVLLPRLKAFPANIITSFGLTKDLLIKLGNGELDFVIATQRTERKDIIFEPILTESFVIAGSTSLNTKKFHSLVQKKELEKAEEWLLQQPWLAYSTDLAIIRRFWLTNFKKRAAIHPRFVIPDMNTILQALETIDGLTVAADYLVRGLQKEGKIKMIWKGETATTNVIYLAYDKTKTTARQVELIKFLFI, encoded by the coding sequence ATGGTAAATCTGGAATGGTACAGAACATTTAAAGCGGTATACCAGACAGGGTCGCTGACAGCAGCGTCCAAAGTGCTGTTTATCTCACAACCTAACGTGAGCCAACACCTGTCGGCCCTGGAGGCGCATGTGGGAAAGCAGTTGTTTGAACGAAAGCCCAGGCTGGTGCCCACCGATCACGGCAAATTGTTTTATACGCAACTAGTGGAGCCGCTGGAAAAGCTGGAACAGCTCGAAACGAATTTCTCTGCAATGTGCCATGAGCAGCAGTTTCCGACCATCCGGCTGGGCACCGTGAAAGAAATATTTCATTCCGTTTTGCTGCCGCGTTTGAAAGCCTTTCCGGCAAACATCATAACGTCATTTGGGTTGACTAAAGATTTGCTGATTAAGCTGGGGAACGGTGAACTTGATTTTGTTATTGCCACACAACGCACAGAAAGGAAAGATATCATCTTTGAACCTATACTGACAGAGTCCTTTGTCATAGCCGGAAGCACTTCGCTGAACACCAAAAAATTCCATTCCCTGGTCCAAAAGAAGGAACTGGAAAAAGCAGAGGAATGGCTGCTGCAACAGCCCTGGTTGGCCTACAGTACTGACCTTGCCATTATTCGCCGCTTCTGGCTGACCAATTTTAAAAAGCGGGCAGCTATCCATCCCCGCTTTGTCATCCCCGACATGAACACCATCCTGCAGGCGCTTGAAACCATTGATGGGCTTACGGTTGCCGCTGACTACCTGGTAAGGGGGCTTCAGAAAGAAGGCAAAATAAAGATGATATGGAAGGGGGAAACTGCCACCACCAATGTTATTTATCTCGCTTATGATAAAACGAAGACCACCGCCAGGCAGGTAGAACTTATCAAGTTTTTATTTATTTGA